A window of the Lactobacillus amylovorus DSM 20531 genome harbors these coding sequences:
- a CDS encoding restriction endonuclease subunit S: MTPEQLKASILQYAVEGKLVKQDPNDEPASELLKKIENEKDQLIEEGKIKRSRKLSAITDEEKPFDIPKNWTYGRLKQITTFGNFDSVKGTSIPDNSWVVDMKDVRKDGGGFLAIVRKKSTDIYKSNKYYFSKNAVLYGKLRPYLRKVEVAKADGFTTTEMFPINVVDINTLIPQYLRYVMLSPYFVDLVNDSMYGMKMPRVGTTFLAKMVIPLPPLEEQKRIVAKIEKLMPLVDEYAESYNRLQKIDNEFEDKLKQSVLQYAMEGKLIKQDPNDEPASELIKKIKNEKAELIKEGKIKKSQKLPVITDDEKPFDIPDSWEWIRLGDYAEKITDEVASGSFAAIRDNVRKYKTENYAIMVKTADFANHFSKNLTYTDEHGYNFLNNSNLFGGELILSNIGSIGKCFIVPKLNRPMTLAPNSIMTKLIDPKLNKFLYYFIKSPIGNFELLQIASGTTMKKFNKTNLKGILIPIPPLNEQKRIVFEIEKIVNSIDKLSK, from the coding sequence ATGACTCCTGAACAATTAAAAGCTTCAATTCTTCAATATGCAGTGGAAGGTAAGCTAGTTAAGCAAGATCCTAATGATGAACCTGCCAGTGAATTGCTTAAGAAGATCGAAAATGAGAAAGATCAATTAATTGAAGAAGGTAAAATTAAGAGAAGTAGAAAATTGTCTGCAATTACTGATGAGGAAAAGCCATTTGATATTCCAAAAAATTGGACGTACGGAAGACTAAAGCAAATTACCACATTTGGAAATTTTGATTCTGTAAAAGGGACATCTATTCCTGATAATTCGTGGGTTGTAGATATGAAGGATGTTCGTAAAGATGGTGGAGGATTTTTAGCAATTGTTAGAAAAAAGTCTACTGATATTTATAAAAGCAATAAATACTATTTTTCTAAAAATGCAGTCTTGTATGGAAAATTGCGACCTTATCTTCGAAAAGTTGAAGTTGCTAAAGCGGATGGATTTACAACTACTGAAATGTTTCCAATTAATGTAGTTGATATTAATACTTTGATTCCACAGTATTTAAGATATGTTATGCTTTCACCATATTTCGTTGATCTTGTTAATGATTCTATGTACGGTATGAAAATGCCGCGTGTAGGTACAACTTTTTTAGCAAAAATGGTAATACCACTCCCACCATTAGAAGAACAAAAACGTATTGTAGCCAAAATTGAAAAATTAATGCCTTTGGTGGATGAATATGCTGAATCATATAATCGTCTTCAAAAGATTGATAATGAATTTGAAGATAAATTAAAACAATCTGTCTTGCAGTATGCTATGGAAGGCAAGCTGATTAAGCAAGATCCTAATGATGAACCAGCCAGTGAATTAATCAAGAAGATTAAAAATGAAAAAGCTGAATTAATCAAAGAAGGCAAGATTAAGAAGAGCCAAAAGTTACCTGTAATTACTGATGATGAAAAGCCGTTTGATATTCCTGATAGTTGGGAATGGATAAGACTGGGAGACTATGCGGAAAAGATTACAGATGAAGTTGCCAGTGGTAGTTTTGCAGCTATTAGAGATAACGTACGAAAATATAAAACAGAAAATTACGCTATTATGGTAAAAACAGCAGATTTTGCTAATCATTTTAGTAAAAATCTGACATATACTGATGAACATGGATATAATTTCTTGAACAATTCAAATTTATTTGGAGGGGAATTGATCTTAAGCAATATTGGATCAATTGGGAAATGTTTTATTGTTCCTAAATTAAATAGGCCGATGACATTAGCTCCTAATTCTATAATGACTAAACTGATTGATCCTAAACTTAATAAGTTTTTGTATTACTTTATTAAATCTCCAATAGGTAATTTTGAGTTATTGCAAATAGCTTCAGGGACAACAATGAAAAAGTTTAATAAAACAAATTTAAAGGGGATATTAATACCAATTCCACCGTTAAATGAACAAAAACGTATTGTTTTTGAAATTGAAAAAATTGTAAATTCAATAGACAAGTTATCTAAATAG
- a CDS encoding HsdM family class I SAM-dependent methyltransferase: MAGTTTQFVKRIRDIMRNDPGINGDAQRIEQLSWILFLKVYDDREQVWDIDQDDYESIIPEGMHWREWAEDNKDGKALTSDELLDFVNNKLLPTLKNITVTNETPISKAIVKDAFIDANNYMKNGVLLRQVVNVVNEVDFTDPKDRHLFGDIYESILKELQSAGSSGEFYTPRALTDFIAETLKPKLGQRIADLACGTGGFLVSALNILNKQVHSVEDRELYNKAVFGIEKKGQPYILAVTNLLLHDVDNPDIVHGNSLEKRVTEYTDKDKFDLIMMNPPFGGSELPIIKQNFPTDLQSSETADLFLALIMYRIKDNGKVGVILPDGFLFGNDGAKLNIKKRMLKDFNLHTIIRLPGSIFSPYTSIATNILFFDKTGPTKETWFYRLDMPKGYKHFSKTRPMKLEHFDPVREWWNDRHEIQDDDGNYKSKAYTPEELAKNNYNFDLCGFPTETEEVLPPFELMDKYQKERKELNAKIDKQLSIIKQLLEEDD; the protein is encoded by the coding sequence ATGGCAGGTACAACAACTCAGTTTGTTAAGAGAATAAGAGATATTATGCGTAATGATCCAGGTATCAATGGTGATGCGCAGCGAATTGAGCAACTATCTTGGATCTTATTCTTGAAAGTTTATGACGACAGAGAACAAGTTTGGGACATTGATCAAGATGATTATGAATCAATTATTCCTGAAGGGATGCACTGGCGTGAATGGGCTGAAGACAATAAAGATGGTAAAGCTTTAACTAGTGATGAATTACTAGACTTTGTTAACAATAAATTATTGCCTACGTTGAAGAACATCACTGTAACTAATGAAACTCCTATTAGCAAGGCCATTGTAAAAGATGCCTTTATTGATGCAAACAACTACATGAAGAATGGTGTTTTATTGCGTCAGGTAGTAAATGTAGTTAATGAAGTTGACTTCACTGATCCTAAAGATCGCCACTTGTTTGGTGATATTTACGAAAGTATCCTGAAAGAACTTCAAAGTGCTGGTAGTTCTGGTGAGTTCTACACTCCACGTGCTTTGACTGACTTTATTGCAGAAACTTTAAAGCCAAAGTTGGGTCAAAGAATAGCAGACTTGGCTTGTGGTACTGGTGGCTTCCTTGTTAGTGCTCTGAATATTTTGAATAAGCAAGTTCATAGTGTTGAAGACAGAGAACTGTACAATAAAGCAGTTTTCGGTATTGAAAAGAAGGGTCAACCTTATATTTTAGCTGTAACTAACTTGCTTCTTCACGATGTTGATAATCCAGACATTGTTCATGGAAACTCACTCGAAAAGCGTGTTACTGAATATACTGATAAGGATAAGTTTGACTTAATTATGATGAATCCTCCATTCGGTGGATCAGAGTTACCTATTATCAAGCAAAATTTCCCTACAGATTTACAAAGTAGTGAAACTGCTGACTTGTTCTTGGCATTGATCATGTATCGTATTAAGGACAATGGTAAAGTTGGTGTGATTTTACCAGATGGTTTCTTGTTCGGTAATGATGGTGCAAAACTTAATATTAAGAAGCGCATGCTTAAGGACTTCAATCTTCATACAATTATTCGTTTACCAGGTAGTATCTTCAGTCCATATACTTCAATTGCAACTAATATTTTGTTCTTTGATAAGACTGGTCCTACTAAAGAAACTTGGTTCTATCGTTTAGATATGCCTAAGGGATACAAGCACTTCTCTAAGACTCGTCCAATGAAACTGGAACATTTTGATCCTGTACGTGAATGGTGGAATGATCGTCATGAAATTCAAGATGATGATGGTAATTACAAGTCTAAGGCTTATACTCCTGAAGAATTAGCTAAGAATAATTACAACTTTGATTTGTGTGGCTTTCCAACAGAAACTGAAGAAGTTCTACCACCATTTGAATTGATGGATAAATATCAAAAAGAGCGTAAAGAATTAAATGCGAAGATTGATAAACAATTATCCATTATTAAACAATTGCTTGAGGAGGATGACTAA
- the hsdR gene encoding EcoAI/FtnUII family type I restriction enzme subunit R → MDPEKMNLTEEDIKNRYISPAIFETAGWKKKDSLMEYYYTDGQINVVDDVAKRSNGKKVDYLLLYKPNYPIAVIEAKDRKKHPQPSAGLQQGMGYARDLQVPFAYSSNGDAFVEHDMLTGKERTLTLDEFPTKEELWKRYIKEKKLSDKEIKAINEPYYSSRDTYSPRYYQQNAINRVVEKIANGDRRALLVMATGTGKTYTAFQIVYRLLKAGIKHRVLYLADRNILVDQARIGDFNPLSDKITKVQDGHMDSSYPIQFALYQQLAGKDEDVGHEPFRQLKPDFFDLVVIDEAHRGSAKADSQWRKILDYFDGPNVTHLGMTATPKNDKEASNIQYFGDPVYTYSLKQGIEDGFLAPYKVIRVNFNVDINGFRPFKGERDKHGREFDKKLYTTRDFDKNLVIDERTEMVAKYVSKYMKDNDRRWDKTIVFCEDIEHAERMRQAFVNENTDLVAEDSRYVMRITGDDNTGKAQLDNFEDVASKVPTIVTTSKLLTTGVNVKTCKTIVLDSNINSMTEFKQIIGRGTRLDTDHGKSYFIIIDFRGVSRLFADPAFDGEPIEIIDGNKGTGSHKSHHPGVSEPPKEKYEVSHNVKVSNAETQFLDEHGNLITTSLVDYTKKNILGEYATLDNFLKAWNKADKKQVLLDEMEKHGILYKEIIKQKGIKDMDPFDLMVHLAYNQKPLTKSERIKNVKKSGILDKYQGAAREVLDTLLEKYKDDGITDLESNKVLSLPEFEKYGGAVKIILSFGGKKNYENTIKEIKEKIYS, encoded by the coding sequence ATGGATCCTGAAAAAATGAATTTAACGGAGGAGGATATCAAGAACAGATATATTTCACCTGCTATTTTTGAAACAGCAGGTTGGAAGAAAAAAGACTCTTTGATGGAATATTACTATACGGATGGCCAGATCAATGTTGTAGACGATGTGGCTAAACGTAGTAATGGTAAAAAGGTGGATTATTTACTTTTATATAAGCCTAATTATCCGATTGCTGTAATTGAAGCTAAGGACAGAAAAAAGCACCCACAACCCAGTGCAGGGTTGCAGCAAGGTATGGGGTATGCCAGAGATTTACAAGTTCCATTTGCTTATTCTTCAAATGGGGATGCATTCGTTGAGCATGACATGCTGACAGGCAAAGAAAGAACCTTAACTCTTGATGAATTTCCAACTAAAGAAGAACTTTGGAAGAGATATATTAAAGAAAAGAAACTATCTGACAAAGAAATCAAAGCAATTAATGAGCCATATTATTCATCCAGAGATACATATTCACCTCGATATTACCAGCAAAATGCTATTAACCGTGTAGTAGAAAAGATAGCTAATGGTGATCGTCGTGCCTTATTAGTCATGGCTACTGGTACGGGTAAGACTTACACTGCCTTTCAAATTGTTTATCGTCTATTAAAAGCTGGGATTAAACATAGAGTTCTTTATTTAGCTGACCGTAATATTCTTGTTGATCAGGCTAGAATAGGTGATTTTAATCCATTAAGTGACAAGATAACTAAAGTTCAAGATGGACATATGGATAGCTCATATCCAATTCAATTTGCTTTGTATCAACAACTAGCAGGAAAAGATGAAGATGTTGGACATGAACCATTTAGACAACTTAAGCCTGACTTCTTTGATTTAGTTGTAATCGACGAAGCTCACCGTGGTTCGGCTAAAGCTGATAGCCAATGGCGTAAAATTTTGGATTACTTTGATGGCCCTAATGTAACTCATTTAGGTATGACTGCTACACCTAAGAATGATAAAGAAGCTTCGAATATTCAATACTTTGGCGATCCAGTTTATACATACTCGCTTAAGCAAGGTATTGAAGATGGTTTCTTGGCCCCATATAAAGTTATCAGAGTTAATTTCAATGTAGATATTAATGGCTTCCGTCCATTTAAGGGTGAAAGGGACAAGCACGGTCGTGAGTTTGATAAGAAATTATATACAACACGCGACTTTGATAAAAATCTAGTCATTGATGAACGTACCGAAATGGTTGCTAAATATGTAAGTAAATATATGAAGGACAACGATCGACGTTGGGATAAAACTATTGTCTTTTGTGAAGACATTGAGCATGCTGAAAGAATGCGTCAGGCTTTCGTGAATGAAAATACTGACTTAGTTGCCGAAGATTCACGTTATGTCATGAGAATTACCGGTGATGATAATACTGGTAAAGCACAGTTAGATAATTTTGAGGATGTTGCAAGTAAAGTTCCTACAATAGTTACGACTTCTAAGCTATTAACTACGGGTGTTAACGTAAAGACTTGTAAGACAATTGTGCTAGATTCAAACATTAATTCCATGACGGAATTTAAGCAGATCATCGGTCGTGGTACTCGATTAGATACAGATCATGGGAAGAGTTACTTCATTATTATTGATTTCCGTGGAGTATCAAGATTATTTGCTGATCCAGCATTTGATGGTGAGCCAATTGAAATAATTGATGGTAACAAAGGTACAGGATCTCACAAATCTCATCATCCTGGTGTTTCTGAGCCACCTAAAGAAAAATATGAAGTAAGTCATAATGTAAAAGTTTCAAATGCAGAAACGCAATTCTTAGATGAACATGGTAATTTGATCACTACTTCTTTAGTGGATTACACCAAGAAAAATATTCTTGGGGAATATGCTACATTGGATAATTTTCTTAAGGCTTGGAATAAAGCTGATAAGAAGCAAGTGTTGCTTGATGAAATGGAAAAGCATGGCATTCTTTATAAAGAAATTATCAAGCAAAAGGGCATTAAAGATATGGATCCATTTGATTTGATGGTCCATCTTGCTTACAATCAAAAACCACTGACCAAATCAGAGAGAATCAAGAATGTTAAGAAGTCAGGTATTCTTGATAAATATCAAGGTGCTGCTAGAGAAGTTCTGGATACTTTACTAGAAAAGTATAAGGATGATGGTATTACTGATTTGGAAAGTAATAAGGTATTAAGCTTACCTGAATTTGAAAAATATGGTGGCGCAGTTAAAATCATTTTGAGCTTTGGTGGTAAAAAGAATTACGAGAATACTATTAAAGAAATTAAAGAGAAAATCTACAGTTAG
- the purD gene encoding phosphoribosylamine--glycine ligase, which translates to MKDDLVLLVVGSGGREFAVAKKLKESPHVKTVYCAPGNVGMQTIGVETVPIEETDLDGLLDFAKSHNIDWTFVGPENVLCAGITDKFEKAGQKIFGPNQRAAQLEGSKDYALRFMSKYNIPTARYETYTSAETCIAGLKDFDFPVVIKEDGLAGGKGVTIAKNQDVAEETIREMFAGGQTAVVLEECLVGPEYSMFVVVSEDQFTILPMAQDHKRVGDGDKGPNTGGMGSYSPLPQLRKEDRQRMIDEIVKPTMNGLVQGNYHYCGVLYIGLMLTEDGPKVIEYNVRLGDPETQVVLPRVKNDFAQVIDAAVNHEKLPEIEENDCSILGVVVCSKGYPTHPAPNVKIGKLPHGTNTYIDYANVKGNLDNLIGDGGRLFMVISEADNLVQAQDNVYSYLSKLELPDCFYRHDIGNRALRD; encoded by the coding sequence ATGAAAGATGATTTAGTTTTATTGGTTGTTGGTTCAGGTGGACGCGAATTTGCGGTAGCGAAGAAGTTAAAAGAGAGCCCGCATGTGAAGACTGTGTATTGTGCACCGGGCAATGTGGGGATGCAAACAATTGGCGTTGAAACTGTACCAATTGAAGAAACTGATCTTGATGGTCTGCTGGATTTTGCCAAAAGCCACAATATCGATTGGACATTTGTTGGTCCAGAAAATGTCCTTTGTGCTGGCATTACTGATAAATTTGAAAAGGCAGGACAAAAGATTTTTGGTCCTAACCAAAGAGCAGCCCAACTAGAAGGCTCAAAAGATTACGCTTTGCGCTTCATGAGTAAATACAACATCCCAACGGCTCGCTATGAAACTTATACTAGTGCCGAAACCTGTATTGCCGGGTTAAAGGACTTTGATTTTCCAGTAGTTATCAAGGAAGATGGCTTGGCTGGTGGCAAGGGCGTAACCATTGCTAAGAATCAAGACGTCGCTGAAGAAACGATCAGAGAAATGTTTGCTGGTGGTCAAACTGCTGTTGTGCTTGAAGAATGCTTGGTTGGTCCTGAATATTCCATGTTTGTGGTTGTTTCTGAAGATCAATTTACCATTTTGCCAATGGCGCAAGATCATAAGCGAGTTGGCGATGGCGACAAAGGTCCCAACACCGGTGGCATGGGATCATATTCTCCTTTGCCACAGCTGAGAAAAGAGGATCGTCAAAGAATGATCGACGAGATCGTGAAGCCCACGATGAATGGTTTAGTTCAAGGCAATTATCATTACTGCGGCGTTTTGTACATTGGCTTAATGTTAACTGAGGATGGTCCCAAAGTCATTGAATATAATGTCCGCTTGGGCGATCCTGAAACGCAAGTTGTCTTGCCTCGTGTTAAAAATGACTTTGCGCAAGTAATCGACGCAGCGGTAAATCATGAAAAGCTGCCTGAAATTGAAGAAAATGATTGCTCTATCTTAGGCGTGGTTGTTTGCAGCAAAGGCTATCCAACGCATCCGGCACCTAATGTGAAGATCGGCAAGTTGCCTCACGGCACTAATACTTATATCGATTATGCCAACGTGAAAGGTAATTTGGATAATCTGATAGGTGATGGTGGCCGTCTGTTCATGGTAATTTCGGAAGCCGACAATCTAGTCCAGGCGCAGGATAATGTGTATTCTTATTTGAGTAAGCTTGAGCTGCCAGATTGCTTCTACCGCCATGATATTGGCAATCGTGCTTTGAGAGATTAG
- the purH gene encoding bifunctional phosphoribosylaminoimidazolecarboxamide formyltransferase/IMP cyclohydrolase, which translates to MKRALISVSDKTNLVDFAKGLTENGYEIVSTGGTKKTLDEAGIKTISVEEVTNFPEILDGRVKTLNPYIHGGLLAKRNDPEHMATLEKLNIKPIDLVCVNLYPFKQTIEKPDVTREEAIENIDIGGPSLLRAASKNYQDVTVVTDKADYDLVLKEIAENGNTTLETRAKLAAKVFRATAAYDAIIANYLTKQVGLEDPEKLTLTYDLKEKMRYGENSHQKAWLYEDAIPKSFSVLQAHQLHGKKLSYNNIKDADEALRCIREFQDEPTVVAMKHMNPCGIGRGDTLEEAWDRAYEADSVSIFGGVIALNRKVDLATAEKMHKIFLEIIIAPGFADDALEILEKKKNVRLLELDFDKENEPTRPEVVSVMGGILQQEQDALVENTDDWKVVTKAQPTEAQLKTMMFALKAVKHTKSNAIVVANDERTLGVGAGQPNRIDSAKIAIKHAGDAIDDRAVLASDAFFPFNDCVEYAAKHGIKAIVQPGGSIRDKDSIEMADKYGVAMVFTGYRHFRH; encoded by the coding sequence ATGAAACGTGCATTAATCAGCGTTAGTGATAAGACCAACTTGGTAGATTTTGCCAAAGGCTTAACCGAAAATGGCTATGAAATTGTTTCTACCGGTGGTACCAAGAAGACTTTAGATGAAGCTGGTATCAAGACAATCAGCGTTGAAGAAGTTACTAATTTCCCTGAGATTTTGGACGGCCGTGTGAAGACTTTGAACCCATATATTCATGGCGGACTTCTTGCTAAAAGAAACGATCCGGAACATATGGCAACTTTAGAGAAATTGAACATCAAGCCAATCGATTTAGTTTGCGTTAACCTTTATCCATTTAAACAAACGATTGAAAAGCCGGATGTTACTAGAGAAGAAGCAATCGAAAACATTGATATTGGTGGTCCAAGCCTTTTACGTGCCGCTTCGAAGAACTATCAAGATGTCACTGTCGTAACCGATAAAGCTGACTATGATTTAGTTTTAAAAGAAATTGCGGAAAATGGTAACACCACGCTTGAAACAAGAGCAAAACTAGCAGCTAAGGTGTTTAGAGCAACTGCCGCTTATGATGCAATTATTGCCAATTACTTAACTAAGCAAGTTGGTCTTGAAGATCCCGAAAAACTGACTTTGACTTATGATCTGAAGGAAAAGATGCGCTACGGTGAAAACTCCCACCAAAAAGCATGGCTTTACGAAGATGCAATTCCAAAGAGCTTCTCAGTTTTGCAAGCACACCAATTGCACGGCAAGAAGCTTTCTTACAACAATATCAAGGATGCCGACGAAGCACTGCGCTGCATTCGTGAATTCCAAGATGAACCAACTGTTGTTGCAATGAAGCACATGAATCCATGTGGTATTGGCCGCGGCGACACGCTTGAAGAAGCTTGGGACCGTGCATATGAAGCCGATTCAGTTTCAATCTTTGGTGGTGTGATTGCTTTAAACAGAAAAGTTGATTTAGCTACTGCCGAAAAGATGCACAAGATTTTCTTAGAAATCATCATTGCACCGGGCTTTGCCGACGATGCACTTGAAATTTTGGAAAAGAAAAAGAATGTCAGATTGCTTGAATTAGACTTTGATAAGGAAAATGAACCAACTCGTCCAGAAGTTGTCTCAGTTATGGGTGGTATTTTGCAGCAAGAACAAGATGCTTTAGTTGAAAACACTGATGACTGGAAAGTTGTAACTAAGGCTCAACCTACTGAAGCACAACTCAAGACTATGATGTTTGCCTTGAAGGCGGTAAAACATACCAAGTCTAATGCGATTGTGGTTGCAAACGATGAAAGAACTCTTGGCGTAGGTGCTGGTCAACCTAACAGAATCGATTCCGCTAAGATTGCGATTAAACATGCTGGGGATGCCATTGATGACCGCGCAGTCCTTGCGTCAGACGCCTTCTTCCCATTCAATGATTGTGTGGAATATGCGGCTAAACATGGCATTAAGGCGATCGTTCAACCTGGTGGTTCCATCCGCGATAAAGACTCAATCGAGATGGCAGACAAGTACGGCGTGGCAATGGTATTTACAGGTTACCGTCACTTTAGACACTAA
- the purN gene encoding phosphoribosylglycinamide formyltransferase, producing the protein MRVAILASGNGTNFEALTKKFQAGEIPGTEALMFCNHPNAPVVKRAERLGIPHEAFSVKECGGKDAYEKRLLKVLQDYQIDFIVLSGYLRVVGPTILNEYPNAIINLHPALLPSYPGLNSIERAFDDYKKGKIKETGVTVHFIDAHLDHGPIIAQQAVPIYPDDTVETLEARVHETEHQLFPATLRKVLSQRMEKEEN; encoded by the coding sequence ATGAGAGTTGCTATTTTAGCTTCTGGGAATGGAACCAACTTTGAAGCTTTAACTAAAAAGTTTCAAGCCGGCGAAATTCCCGGAACCGAGGCTTTAATGTTTTGCAATCATCCAAATGCCCCGGTAGTGAAAAGAGCCGAGAGATTAGGCATCCCGCATGAAGCATTTTCCGTTAAAGAATGCGGTGGCAAAGATGCCTATGAAAAGCGCCTGCTAAAAGTTTTGCAGGATTATCAAATTGATTTCATTGTTTTATCCGGATATCTCAGGGTGGTTGGCCCCACGATTTTAAACGAATATCCAAATGCAATTATCAACTTGCATCCCGCCTTATTGCCAAGTTATCCCGGCCTCAATTCAATCGAAAGAGCTTTTGATGATTATAAAAAAGGCAAGATAAAAGAAACCGGCGTGACGGTGCATTTTATCGATGCCCATTTGGATCATGGGCCTATCATTGCTCAACAGGCTGTCCCAATTTATCCAGATGATACGGTTGAGACGCTTGAAGCAAGAGTTCATGAAACAGAACATCAACTATTCCCAGCTACGTTAAGAAAAGTATTAAGTCAAAGAATGGAAAAGGAAGAAAACTAA
- the purM gene encoding phosphoribosylformylglycinamidine cyclo-ligase, translated as MNRYKEAGVDVTAGYDLVNRINPMVAATKRKGVMGGIGSFGGMFDLEELGYKHPVLVSGTDGVGTKLMIAQKMHQNDTVGIDCVAMCVNDVLAQGAEPLFFLDYIACGHNDPKKLADVVKGVAEGCKQSGSALIGGETAEMPDMYEPHEYDLAGFSTGIAEKEDLLSSSLAKAGDHLIALPSSGVHSNGFSLIRKILFKDHDVSLSDKPAELAGKTVGETLLTPTRIYVKAVLPLVKKHLVHGIAHITGGGFIENLPRIYGNDLQAVVNKGSWPVLPIFDYLKKLGDLDERDCYNTFNMGVGLVLAVPVENVAAVKEQLNRENEKFYEIGQLVARPEGEEKIVIK; from the coding sequence ATGAATCGTTATAAAGAAGCAGGTGTTGATGTTACTGCTGGTTACGATTTAGTCAATCGAATTAATCCGATGGTAGCCGCAACCAAGCGTAAAGGCGTGATGGGCGGCATTGGTAGTTTTGGCGGGATGTTCGACTTAGAAGAACTAGGCTATAAGCATCCGGTCCTCGTTTCAGGCACCGATGGCGTTGGTACTAAGTTGATGATTGCGCAAAAGATGCACCAAAACGACACGGTCGGCATCGATTGCGTGGCCATGTGCGTTAACGATGTGCTAGCCCAAGGTGCGGAACCTCTGTTTTTCTTAGATTACATTGCCTGTGGTCATAACGATCCAAAGAAATTGGCTGACGTAGTTAAGGGCGTGGCTGAGGGATGCAAGCAAAGCGGCTCTGCCTTAATTGGTGGTGAAACCGCGGAAATGCCCGATATGTATGAACCCCACGAATATGATTTGGCTGGTTTTTCAACTGGGATTGCGGAAAAAGAGGACTTATTATCTAGTTCTTTAGCCAAAGCAGGCGATCATTTAATTGCTTTGCCATCGAGTGGCGTCCATTCTAATGGTTTCAGTTTAATTAGAAAAATTTTGTTCAAAGATCACGACGTTTCATTAAGCGACAAACCAGCAGAATTAGCGGGCAAAACCGTAGGCGAAACACTCCTTACGCCAACCAGAATCTATGTCAAAGCAGTTTTGCCACTAGTAAAAAAGCATTTAGTTCACGGCATTGCCCATATTACTGGTGGCGGCTTTATCGAAAACCTACCTCGAATTTATGGCAATGACTTGCAAGCAGTGGTTAATAAAGGTTCGTGGCCTGTTTTACCAATTTTTGATTATCTGAAAAAACTAGGCGATTTAGATGAACGAGATTGCTACAACACTTTCAATATGGGCGTTGGTTTAGTTTTAGCCGTTCCAGTAGAAAACGTTGCTGCAGTCAAAGAACAACTAAATCGCGAGAATGAAAAATTCTACGAAATTGGTCAATTAGTTGCACGCCCCGAAGGGGAAGAAAAGATCGTAATCAAATAG